The proteins below are encoded in one region of Streptomyces cyanogenus:
- a CDS encoding 3-oxoacyl-ACP reductase: MSLPLAGLSAIVTGAGRGLGRAEALELARLGAAVVVNDHGQPGRDGSGAASAGPAEQVVAQIRKAGGTAVPHTGDVSDFRQAGELVESAIAEFGKLDILVNNAGILRDRMVFSMTEDEWDAVIRVHLKGHFNTTRFAAAHWRDRAKAAGGTVYGRIVNTSSEAFLAGSAGQPNYAAAKGGIVGLTTSTALALAKYGVTANAICPRARTRMTEDVFAGLRKPEEGLDPLAPEHVAPLVGYLASPAAASVNGQLLVVHGGMVAVMERPRVRARFDSKQEAFTHDELDALLTPHYADRPPGETFAAAEVLGLRRGRDEGD, encoded by the coding sequence ATGTCACTGCCACTCGCGGGCCTCTCCGCGATCGTCACCGGCGCCGGACGCGGGCTCGGCCGGGCCGAGGCCCTGGAACTCGCCCGGCTCGGCGCGGCGGTCGTCGTCAACGACCACGGGCAGCCCGGCCGGGACGGCTCCGGTGCCGCGTCGGCGGGGCCCGCCGAACAGGTCGTGGCGCAGATCCGGAAGGCCGGCGGCACCGCCGTACCGCACACCGGCGACGTCTCCGACTTCCGGCAGGCAGGGGAACTGGTCGAGTCGGCGATCGCCGAGTTCGGCAAGCTGGACATCCTCGTCAACAACGCCGGCATCCTGCGCGACCGCATGGTCTTCTCCATGACGGAGGACGAGTGGGACGCGGTGATCCGTGTCCACCTCAAAGGCCACTTCAACACCACCCGCTTCGCCGCCGCGCACTGGCGGGATCGGGCCAAGGCGGCCGGGGGAACGGTGTACGGACGGATCGTGAACACCTCCTCGGAGGCGTTCCTGGCCGGGTCCGCCGGCCAGCCCAACTACGCGGCGGCGAAAGGCGGAATCGTCGGCCTGACCACCTCCACCGCCCTGGCCCTCGCCAAGTACGGCGTCACGGCCAACGCCATCTGCCCGCGCGCCCGGACCCGGATGACCGAGGACGTCTTCGCGGGCCTGCGAAAACCGGAGGAGGGGCTGGACCCGCTCGCTCCCGAGCATGTCGCCCCGCTCGTCGGCTACCTGGCCTCACCGGCCGCCGCCTCGGTCAACGGCCAGCTGCTCGTCGTCCACGGCGGCATGGTGGCCGTGATGGAACGGCCGCGGGTGCGGGCCCGGTTCGACAGCAAGCAGGAGGCCTTCACCCACGACGAACTGGACGCGCTGCTCACCCCGCACTACGCGGACCGGCCGCCGGGGGAGACCTTCGCGGCGGCGGAGGTGCTGGGGCTCAGGCGGGGGCGAGACGAAGGGGATTAG
- a CDS encoding Zn-dependent alcohol dehydrogenase codes for MRAAVLHEIGREKLEVLDDVEAVGFGPGKVRVRVRATGLCHSDLSAMNGVLPQPAPFVPGHEGAGEVLDVGDGVRHLKPGDRVVLCWLPACGACPACKRGQTQLCLAGFVNAGTPNFRRAGGDLFGFAGTGTFAEEVVVDAGCAVPIPEDVPFDIAALIGCGVTTGLGAALNTADVAPGSSVAVIGCGGVGISAVQGARLKGAAEIVAVDPVASRRESALTFGATRAVSPEELADAKQQVTGGEGFDYVFEVVGRSATARTAYDNTRRGGTLVVVGAGAMDDFLQLNMFELFFDEKRILPSMYGGGDVLRSYERTIALWRAGRVDLANLITHRVPLSGINEALDQMRTGTALRTCIEI; via the coding sequence ATGCGCGCAGCCGTACTGCACGAGATCGGCCGGGAGAAGCTGGAGGTCCTCGACGACGTCGAGGCGGTGGGCTTCGGCCCCGGCAAGGTGAGGGTCCGGGTGCGCGCCACCGGACTGTGCCACTCGGACCTGTCCGCGATGAACGGCGTGCTGCCCCAGCCGGCCCCCTTCGTGCCCGGCCACGAGGGCGCCGGCGAGGTCCTCGACGTGGGCGACGGCGTACGGCACCTGAAGCCCGGGGACCGGGTCGTCCTGTGCTGGCTGCCGGCCTGCGGTGCCTGTCCCGCCTGCAAGCGCGGGCAGACCCAGCTCTGCCTGGCCGGGTTCGTGAACGCGGGCACCCCCAACTTCCGGCGCGCCGGCGGCGACCTGTTCGGTTTCGCGGGCACCGGCACCTTCGCCGAGGAGGTCGTGGTCGACGCGGGCTGCGCCGTGCCGATCCCCGAGGACGTGCCCTTCGACATCGCCGCCCTGATCGGCTGCGGGGTGACCACCGGCCTCGGCGCCGCCCTCAACACCGCCGACGTGGCCCCCGGTTCGTCGGTCGCCGTCATCGGGTGCGGAGGCGTCGGCATCTCCGCCGTACAGGGGGCGCGGCTGAAGGGAGCCGCCGAGATCGTCGCCGTCGACCCGGTCGCCTCCCGGCGCGAGTCGGCTCTCACGTTCGGTGCCACCAGGGCTGTCTCGCCCGAGGAACTGGCCGACGCCAAGCAGCAGGTGACCGGCGGCGAGGGCTTCGACTACGTCTTCGAGGTCGTCGGCAGGTCCGCCACCGCCCGCACCGCCTACGACAACACCCGGCGCGGCGGCACCCTCGTCGTGGTCGGCGCCGGCGCCATGGACGACTTCCTCCAGCTCAACATGTTCGAGCTGTTCTTCGACGAGAAGCGCATCCTGCCGTCCATGTACGGCGGCGGGGACGTGCTGCGCTCCTACGAGCGCACGATCGCCCTGTGGCGGGCCGGCCGCGTCGATCTCGCGAACCTCATCACCCACCGGGTGCCGCTCTCCGGGATCAACGAGGCACTGGACCAGATGCGCACCGGGACCGCCCTGCGCACCTGCATCGAGATCTGA